The following nucleotide sequence is from Tardiphaga alba.
ATGAGTCCTCGACCGTCAGATCCGTGAACAGGGTCGTCATCTGAGGGGTGGTGACCCGCATGATGACAAACGCGAAAAAGCCCATCAGGGCGACCGTGACGGCGAACATCGCTGCCAGGCGCGCGGCGCCGAGACCTTTAAGGAAACTGATCAGACCCTGCACAACCGGCCCCTGGAGATTCGGTCTCCAGGACCGACTGGGCAAATTTTGCCGGGGTATGGTTTCGATATGGTTAACGCCGGTTAACGGCTGGCCACATTATTGCCAAACGGCAAAAACCGGCTTCCCTGGGGAGAGCCGGTTTTCATCAAATCGGGGATATTAAGAAACTGTTTACTGGCGATATTGCTGGAGGCGGGTGGTCCGCAGTCCGGCCAGGCCGTGCTGGTCGATGGAAAACTGCCAGGACAGGAACTCGTCCACGGTCAGCGTGTATCGGCTGCAGGCCTCTTCCAGAGAGAGAAGGCCACCGCGTACAGCGGCAACGACTTCGGCCTTACGGCGGATGACCCAGCGCTTGGTACCCGGCGCGGGCAAATCGGCAATTGTTAATGGGCTGCCGTCAGGCCCGATGACGTATTTGACCCTCGGGCGATGGGGTTCTGTCATGGCGTACTCACACTACTCTCAACCACTGAACTCACTGAAACAAACTACGCCCCTCGGCTTAAAATTTGCCTAAGCCTACAACTCCAATGCGAATAGACTTTGTGAAAGGGTTTGTTGACGATTGAGGTTAGGGCAGTGCGGCGCACACGTGCAGCCGTAGAATGCGCTGAGCGCGGCGATATCCATCGCCGAAAGTGCCAGCCGGAACTGTGCAGCGCTCCAATCAGGCCACAGGCGCGAGGCCTGTCAGCGCAGCAACTCGCTCACCAGCGATGGGCGTTTTGCGATCATGGCGAGCAGTACCTGTGCGGGGCCGGTGGGTTGGCGGCGGCCATGCTCCCAATTCAACAACGTCCCCTTGGCGACGCCGATGCTGCGTGCGAACGCACTCTGCGACAGACCGGTGCTGGCGCGGATCGCGGCGACATCGACGGAGGGCACCTTCACCTTGCGGACAATGGCGCCGGTGTCCTTGCCTTTGGCATGATCCAGCGCCTCGTTCAGTCCCTGCATGATGCTCTTGTAAGCGCTCATTACTCGTCTCCATGAATTGCGATAAGCGCCTTGGCCAATGCGACGGCGGCGGCCTGCTCGGCCTTCGTCAGGTTGTCTTTTTCGTTTTTGGCGAACACGGTCACGAGATAGATCGGCATGTGCACGCGGCCAAACACGTAGACTGTCCGATAGCCGCCGCTCTTGCCGCCATCCTCCCGCGGAATGCGAACTTTGCGCAGTCCGCCGCCGAGCGAGACGCCCGCTTCTGGGTTAGTTGCAATGAAGTCCACCAGAGCGACGCGTTCGCCGTCTGTCATGATCATCTTGGCGCGCCGCAACAATTCCGGCAGCTCGACGACAGTCTGCAGGGTGGTCATGAGGGATTAATTTATGCGTCAATGACACATACGTCAATGACGCACGAGCAGTCAGCTGACCGCAGGCCAGCGGCTCAACTACCCGCCACGCCCGTCCCCGACACCACGGCTCACGTGGTCGGCGTCGTTGGCGTGGTCGGTGTCGTTGGTGCCGTGGTCGGGCGCACCACGCGCTTGATCTTATCGACGGTGTAGTTGGCGCCGTTGATCGAGAGCAGCGCCGGGCTGGCCGAGAGATCGACAGAATCGACGATGCCCTGGACTTCCGTCGAGATTGCGACGTCGCGGCCGTTGTCGTCCTTGGCGGTTGCGGTCAGCGTGTAGGAGCCTTCCGGATACTGCACGCCGTCATTGCCCTTGCCGTCCCAAACGAACGTGCCCTGGCCCTCTTTCAAAGAGTACTTGCCGCTATAGACGACGTTGCCCGCAGAATTCTTGATGCTGACCTCTGCCGTCGATGCCTTGTCGGCAAGGAGATTCCATGTCGCCGAGGTCTTGAACTGTGCGGTCGAGCCATCGACGGCGACATTGTTGCCCACATAGACCAGCGCCTGCGTGGCCTGGGTGGCTTTTTCCATTTCGACCAGCGACTTCATGTAGTCGTTCGACTTCAATTGCTGTTCGACCTGCGCGAACTGCACGAGCTGCTGGGTGAACTGGTTGGTGTCCAGCGGATCGAGCGGGTTCTGGTTCTGCAGCTGCGTGGTGAGCAGCGTCAGGAAGGTCTGGAAGTTATCAGCAAGACCCGTCGTGGAGTTTGCATTGGTGCCCGTATTCGTAACGGTTGAGGTGCCGGAGACGACAGGGTTCGAATAGGTCGCATCAACTGCCATGGGTCACTCCTCTCAAATACTGATATCGACGCCGCCATTGGCGCCATACATGCGGCCATAGCCGCGTGCTGCAGGGGCCACGGTGACGGTGTCGTCGTCGTTGATCGTCAGGCGGTGCATATGGCGGCCCGACTGCTCGCCACTCTGCTGCTGTTGCTGCTGGGATTGATCGCGCAGCGAGAATTGCAGTCCGCTGTCATTGGTCTTGAGGCCGGCCTGTTCCAGTGCGCGCTGCAATTGCGGCGCGTCCTGGCGGAGCATGGTCAGCGTCTCCGGCTTTTCGACCGTCAGATGCGAGGTCACATTGCCGTGCTTATCGACTTCGAGCCGCACATCGATACGGCCGAGTTCGGCTGGATCGAGCCGGATATCGAACGAGGTCTTGCCGGCCTTGGCCGATTGCGCGATTTCGACGGCGACGCCGCTGAGCGGCACGGGTGGATTGGCCGCGGCGGGCATATTGGCTTGCGGCGCGACCGCGGCAGCATTGGTGGCCGCCTGCAGATGCGTTTGCTGTTGAGGCGCTGGGGTCGTGTTGGTGAGATCCGGGGCGGCCGTCTGCGGCGCCTGTTCGGCGCGCTGCTCCTTGTGCTGAGCTGCAGCTGCCTTCGCCAGTTCGCCATCCGCCGGAGCGGCTTCGGGCGCCCGTGTTGCGACGGCAGCCGGATCGGACTTCACTTCCGCAACAGGCTTCGACGCGGGAGCCGGTGCATTCAGAGATGGCGATGTCGTGATCGTTTCGACATCGCCGTCCGCTTTCGCGTCGGTGGTCGATGTCGCGGTCGCCGTAGCTTCGGCGTCTGTTTTCTTGCCGCCCTTCGGCGCAGCCGCCGTTGCGGACGCGATCAGCGCAGCAAAATTTTGCTCGCCTTCGATCGACATGTCGCTCGGCAACGCTTCGGCGCCGGTCGCGGTGGTTGTCGCGCCGGCATCCAGTTTGGCCTTGAGCGCGGCAGCGGCGGCAATGGCGAGGGGTTGGCTGTTGCCGGCCATGTCCGGCGTGGCCGGTGCCACGGTCGCATCAGCCGATGGAGCGGAGATCGGAACGGCGATGGCCACCATCTCCAACGTCACCGGCTTTTCAGCGGCGTCGGTATTGGTGCCGTCGGTGGTCTCGGTATCGCTTGCGGCAGCTTTGGGATCTGCCGTCTCGTCCGCAGGTTTCGATTTGGAATCGGAGGCCTGGTCGGATTTCACCGCCTTGTCGTCCGCCCGCTTGGCGGTATCCGGCCGTTCCGTCCCCGGCTTGGCATCCGTACGGCGGTCTTGCGAGGCCGCGGCGCGGTCATCCCGCCGGTCGCTTGCCCGCGGGCGGTCCGCTGTCGACCGGTCGTCGCGTCGGGGGGCAGGAGCCGTAATGTCCGGCTGGGCCGATGGGGCCGGATCAGCGCTGTTCCGGCTGACCAGGGTACCGAACTGGTCGGCGCTCGCGGGCAGGTCATCGCGCGCGGATTTCGAGCGCGCGGACTTCGGTGCGAGGGTCGAGGCGATATCGGACGTGACGCTAACCACGGGTGGCCTTTCCAGAAGAGTTCCAGTGCCTATTCAGCAAGGACCGGGCCAGCAACCGGGCGCTATATGATTTTCATATAAATCAATGGGTTAGTTGATTTCCGCGGATGTCGGAACGTTGCCGCTTGCCGCTTCGTTTCTGCCCGGCGGCAAGATTTGCCGTTCGAAGCCGGTCCCCCGCAATTGATTGAGCGCAACGTCGCCTATATTAAAGTGCACTATCCCAGCCATCGTCGGATCTCTGTAAGTTCCGGGATTGCCTCAGTTTTCCTGATCGCGATCGGTTTCGCCGTTTGCGGTCCCAGCTCATGGCCTTGAACCATGCTCAACAGTCTCGATCTCGAAGGTCGCCCGGAGGACACGCGCGTCGTTGTCGCCATGTCCGGCGGCGTCGATTCGTCGGCAACGGCGGCGCTGTTGAAGTCGCAGGGCTATGACGTCGTCGGTATTACGCTGCAGCTTTACGACCACGGCGCCGCGATGCATCGAAAGGGCGCCTGCTGTGCCGGGCGCGACATTCACGATGCCCGCGACGTGGCGGAGCGGATCGGCATTCCGCATTACGTGCTGGACTACGAGTCCAAGTTTCGCGAGTCGGTGATCGACAATTTCGCGGAGAGCTATGCTCTCGGCGAGACACCGGTGCCGTGCATCGAATGCAATCGCTCGGTCAAGTTTCGCGACCTGCTCGCCACCGCGCGCGAGCTTGGCGCGCAGGCGCTGGCCACCGGTCACTACGTCGCCTCGCGCCGCCGTGCGGATGGTTCGCGCAGCATGGTCTGTGCCGCCGATAGCGACCGTGACCAGAGCTACTTCCTGTTCGCAACCACGCAAGAGCAACTCGATTTCCTGCGCTTCCCCCTCGGCGACATGACCAAGCCGCAGGCGCGCGAGCTGGCGCGGCAGTTTGATCTGTCGGTGGCCGACAAGCAGGACAGCCAGGATATCTGCTTCGTGCCGACCGGCCGCTATACCGACATCATCGAGCGGCTGAAGCCGCATGCGATGGAGCCGGGCGACATCGTCGATATGGATGGCCATGTGATCGGCCGTCACCACGGCATCGCGCATTTCACCATCGGCCAGCGCCGAGGTCTCGGCATCGCATCGTCGGCACCGCTCTATGTGATCCGCCTCGATGCGGAGAGACGCCGCGTCGTGGTCGGCCCGCGCGAGGCTTTGCGGATGCACAAGATCGCGCTGCGCGACGTCAACTGGATCGGCGGCGGGACGATGGATCAGGCCATCGGCGCCGGCCTCGAAATCTTCGTGCGTGTCCGTTCGACGCGTCCACCGGCCCCGGCCTGGCTGCGCAAGGTTGACGGCGGCTACGAAGTCGAGCTGGTCGGCGGCGAGGAGGGCGTGTCCCCCGGCCAGGCCTGCGTGTTCTATGACGCGCAATCCGGACAGGCCTGCGTGCTCGGCGGCGGTTTCATCAAGAGCGCTGCGGCGAAAAGCTCTGTCGGTGCGGCCAATCGCAGTGCTAATGTCCCTGACGTCGCAGCAATGCGCGTGTGAGGAGTTGAAGGCAGGGGCATGGCTGGCGATATCGACCGCGCGGGGGTCGCGAAGGCTTACGGGCGCTGGGCGCCTATTTACGACATGGTGTTCGGCAAGGTGTTCGATGAAGGTCGTCGCTCGACCATCAGCGAAGCCGACCGTATTGGCGGCCGCATCCTCGATGTCGGCGTCGGCACCGGCCTGTCGCTGACCGACTACGCATCGACGACCAAGATCTGCGGCGTCGATATTTCCGAGCCGATGCTGCGCCGGGCGCATGAGCGCGTGCGCACGCACAAGCTCGACAATGTCGAGACGCTGGCGGTGATGGATGCGAAGAACCTCGCATTCCCCGACAATCATTTCGATGCGGTTGTGGCGCAGTATGTGATCACCGCCGTGCCGGATCCTGAAGCGACGCTGGATGATTTCGTCCGCGTGCTGAAGCCGGGCGGCGAGCTCATCCTGGTCAATCACATCGGCGCCGAAAGCGGCCCGCGCAAAATCTTCGAGCTGGCTTTCGCCCCGCTGGCGCGCCGGCTCGGCTGGCGGCCAGAGTTCCCGTGGGCGCGGCTGGCGAACTGGTGCAGTGCCCATGGCGGCGTGACGCTGGCCGAACGGCGCCCGATGGCGCCGATGGGGCATTTCTCGCTGATCCGCTACGTCAAGGCGTGACGTTGCTGTCGTGAAGGAACATCCGGCGCGGCCGGCGGTTCTCTTCCGATGAGCATCAGGCAGACATTTCTCATAGCAGGTTTTGCAATCGCTGGTTCCGGTGCAGTCTTTGCGCAGGCACCACCTGCACCTGCGACACCGCCGGCGCAAACGGCCCCGCCAGCTGCCGACCGCCCCAATGCGAATTGCACTCCGACGCAGACAAACGCTCAGGGCACGATCACGCCAAGCACCGACGGAAAGAGCTCTGAGAATCTCGGCGACAAGCTCGCGAAATCGGACGGCGTGTTATGCCCGCCGAGCAATGTGGATCCGGCCATGCGCGCCCCCGCACCCAAATCGGACAGCAGCAACACGCCGGTGATTCCGCCGCCGGGAAGCCCTGGTGGCGATCAGAGTGTGCGGCCGAAGTAAATGAAACTACTGGTTCGATGATTCGACATCCGCATGCGGGCTCGCGTGTAGATGTTTTATTTGCGTCAATACCATTCGTCGCGCTTCGCACGCGATCACTTCGCAAATGTATGCGCATATTGCTGTTACCCTTACCGCGGCGGAAGTGGTCGAGATCGTCGCTCGTCTCGGTACATAGCTGCGTATTGGCGCACTTCGCTCTATGGAACTGCAGCGTCGTAGGTAGGCTTCGACGCATCGCGCGCACGAACGCAATCAATCTGAATCTGATTTTACGAATTGGCCGCGATCCAATTAACGCAAGTTGTAATCGCCGGATTGTAGAAAGACTTCGTTGGTCTATTTAGTGGACCAATCGCTTGGTCACGATCCGTCTCGAGGTTCAATGCGCGTCGCTGTCGTTCATGATTGGCTGTATACGCTCGGCGGTGCGGAACAGGTGCTGCGGGAAATTCTGCAATGCTATCCGGGCGCAGATGTGTTCACGCTGTTCGATGCGCTGACGCCGGAGGATCGCGCAAAGATCGGCTTCGAGAAGGCGCGGACCAGTTTTCTGCAGCGGATGCCCTTCATCAAGACCAAGCATCGCGCCTATCTGCCGTTGATGCCGATCGCCATCGAGCAGTTCGACCTGTCTGGCTATGATCTGGTGATCTCGTCCAGCTATGCCGTCGCCAAGGGCGTGATCACCGGTCCGAACCAGTTGCACGTTTCTTACGTGCATTCGCCGATGCGCTATGCATGGGATCTGCAGCACGCTTATCTCAACGAGAGCGGCTACACGGCCGGGATTAAGAGTGCATTGGCGCGCGCGTTGCTGCACCGGATCAGGATCTGGGACGTCCGCACGGCGCATGGGCCCGACGCGATGCTGGCGAATTCGAACTTCGTCGCCAAGCGCATCAAAAAAGTCTACGGCCGCGATGCCCGCGTGATCTATCCGCCGGTGACGATGTCATCGCTGCCGAAGCATCTTCCGGTCGGTGAACATTTCCTCGCGGCGAGTCGCCTTGTGCCTTACAAAAAGATCGAGGCCGTGATCCAGGCATTCAATCTGATGCCGGATCAGAAGCTGATCGTGGCCGGGGATGGACCCGAGGCCGAACGGCTGAAGGCGCTGGCCAATCCCAATGTCAGTTTCGCCGGTTTCGTCAGCGATACCAAGCTGCGCGAATTGATGGCGACCGCGCGTGCCTTCGTGTTTGCCGCAGAGGAAGATTTCGGCATCATCGTGGTCGAGGCGCAGTCCGAAGGCGCGCCGGTGCTTGCCTTCGGGCGCGGTGGCGCCCGCGAAACGGTGTCGGCATCGCCAGAGCTTCGCACCGGCATGTTTTTCGATGCCAATGAGCCCGCGGCGATCGCGGAATGCGTGCGCGCCTTCATCGCGCGCGAAGACGATTTCTCACGCGATGTGTGCCGGGCACATGCGCAGAAATTCTCGGCCGAGCGTTTCCGCACCGAGCTGATGTCCTTCGTCAACGAGAACATGCGCAATTTCACCGGCGAGCGCCGGCGCAACACTGGCGGTGGGGATGCAGCAGGTCCGCGCCGGCGCTGGACGGACGCGGAGCGCCAGGCCCAGCGGCAATCCCAACCGTGACATGCGCCACGGGTGAGCGCGTTACGCGCTCGTATTTGGCGCGGCCTTGTAGTCGGGGAAGCGGGACAGGAACGCGCTTTTCAGAAACTTGAAATGCGCAATGCTACCGGTCAGCTCGCGCAGGCGGCGTTGCCCGTTCTGGATCTCGGTCTCGAACAGATCGAGGTGATGGCTGTCGAGGCTTTCACGGGTCAGATATTCATCGTCGCCATTGCCGAATGTCACGGCCGCGCGCGCCAGCACGTCATCGACGCGCTTGGTCAGGCCCGCCTGCTCGGCTTCGGCGCTTCCCAGTGCCTGGTTGATAGCGGTCATCACCGCATCGAGGCGTTCACGGTCGGTCTCGGCATCGCGCTCCGGCGAGCGGGCGCGGAACTCGCGTTCGCCGACAATGCTGCGCAAATAGGTTTGGGCGCGAGACCGCAGGAATGTCTGGAACATGGCATGCCCATCCGATGCCACGCAGCGGCATGCTGCGCGATGGCGCAGTGTGCCCGGTCATGGTGAGCAATCGGTTAAGAAATTGGGGCGGGGATGGGGCGTTCCATCCGGCTACGCCGCCTCGCAAAACGTCGCGATCACCGCATCGATCCGCTTGTTGATGGCGCGCCGGTTGACCTGATGGGTCTCGTCGACCATCGCGCGAAAATGGTCGTGGCTGAAGACCGCGCCGATCATCATCTCCGCGACAGTGCGCGCGGGGAGGTCTTCGAGCGTGGATTTCAGCTTGATGCGTTTGATGCAATCGACGACGCCGTTGTCGCCGCTCTTGAAAATGACGTCGGTAAAGATGCCGGCGAGGGCTGGTGATTGCTTGCGTTCCGCGACGATCAGGCGATGCAGGGCGATCTCGTCGGGGCTGAAGACCACGTCGGCAATGAAGCGCATGGCCTCCCGGAGTTCGTCGATGACGGGTATGCCCGACCGCGATGCGACTCCGAACTGAAACCGTTGCAGATTGTGCGTGAGCATGGCGCGGAACAGGTCGCTCTTGCTGTCGAACAGTTTGTAGAGCGTCTTTTTCGACATGCCGGCAGCCCCGGCGATATCGTCCATGGTGGTGGCGGCAAACCCCTTCTCGCCGAAGGTACGTTTGGCGACCGCCAGCAGCTGGGCGATCCGCTCGGCGGATGGATCACCGGCATCGGGCAATGTCACGCGCAGGTCATTTTGCTGCGGCAAAACGCGCCCCCGCGGCTTCTTTGCGCCGGCCGATGCAACCATTGAACATTCACTCCGTTATACGAGCCGCCTCACAAACGCTTGAGCAGGGCCGACCTGCCGGACGCTTGACTTGGCGCAAGGAAACTAGCAAGTTTCCTAAGCGGAAACCAGAGAGTTTCCCAAAATTTCTCACGGCCACGTCAGCTGCGCGGGATTGCGCGGTGTCGTGCGCCGTTTTTGCATTGGTGATGGTAATGACATCTGGAATTGCTCGCCCGCTGGCTTTGATCGCTGTGTTCGCTCTGGCCGGGTGCGGTAAGCCTGCGTCGGAAGCCGCAGCACCGCCGCCGCCCGAAGTGGGTGTGATGACGCTGAAGCCGCAAGAGGCCTCCGTTTCCACCGTGCTGCCTGGGCGCGTAGTCGCCTATCAGGTCTCCGAAGTGCGCCCGCAGGTGACGGGTATCCTCTTGAAGCGGGTCTTCACGGAAGGTGCCGAGGTGAAGGAGGGCGATCTGCTGTATCAGATCGATCCCGTGCAGTATCAGGCCGCGCTGGAAAGCGCCGAGGCAAATGTGCTGAAGGCACAGGCCAATCTTGCGCTGGTGCGGCTGGTGGCAGAGCGCAAGGCGCAGCTGCTCAAGACCAATGCGGCGAGCCAGCAGGATGTCGATAGCGCCATGGCCAGCTTCAAACAGGGCGAGGCAGATCTGAAGTCGGCCGAGGCCAATCGCGACACCGCGGCGATCGCGCTGGATCGCACCAAGGTGCTGGCGCCGATCTCCGGCCGTATCGGCAAATCGATGATCACGCCCGGCGCGCTGGTGACCGCCAGCCAGACCAATGCGATGACCACGATCCAGCAGCTCGATCCCGTCTATGTCGATCTCGACCAGGCGACATCGGAGATGGAGCGTATCCGCAGCGAAGTCGCCAGCGGTCGGTTGAAGCGACCGGCCGGCGGCGTCGAGATCGAACTGGTGCTGGAAAACGGCAAGACGCATCCGCAGAAGGGTAAGTTCGGCTTCACCGATTCCAGCGTCAACGAAACCACGGGCTCGGTCTCGACCCGTGCGATTTTCGCCAATCCCGAGCGCAACCTGCTGCCGGGCATGTATGTGCGGGCGCGCGTGATCGCCGGCGTCGATCCGACCGCGATCCTGATCCCGCAGCGCGGCGTGTCACGCAATCCGCGCGGTGAGGCCGTTGCGATGTTCGTCGACAAGGACGGTAAGGTCGAGCAGCGTGTGATCAAGGTCGCGCAGTCGATCGGCCCGAACTGGCTGGTGGAGGGCGGTGCCAAGAATGGTGACCGCGTCATCCTCGACGGACTGCAAAAGGCGAAGCCGGGCCAGGTCGCGAAGACCATCGATGTCACTGTCGATCCCAAGACGGGTCTCACAGTGGCGCCGGGGCGGCAGGCCAATGCGGCCGGCGCGGCGACCGATACGCGCAAGGACTAATCGATCATGTCGCACTTTTTTATCAAGCGGCCGATCTTCGCCTGGGTCCTCGCCATTCTGATCATGTTTG
It contains:
- a CDS encoding flagellar hook capping FlgD N-terminal domain-containing protein, with the protein product MAVDATYSNPVVSGTSTVTNTGTNANSTTGLADNFQTFLTLLTTQLQNQNPLDPLDTNQFTQQLVQFAQVEQQLKSNDYMKSLVEMEKATQATQALVYVGNNVAVDGSTAQFKTSATWNLLADKASTAEVSIKNSAGNVVYSGKYSLKEGQGTFVWDGKGNDGVQYPEGSYTLTATAKDDNGRDVAISTEVQGIVDSVDLSASPALLSINGANYTVDKIKRVVRPTTAPTTPTTPTTPTT
- a CDS encoding glycosyltransferase, which translates into the protein MRVAVVHDWLYTLGGAEQVLREILQCYPGADVFTLFDALTPEDRAKIGFEKARTSFLQRMPFIKTKHRAYLPLMPIAIEQFDLSGYDLVISSSYAVAKGVITGPNQLHVSYVHSPMRYAWDLQHAYLNESGYTAGIKSALARALLHRIRIWDVRTAHGPDAMLANSNFVAKRIKKVYGRDARVIYPPVTMSSLPKHLPVGEHFLAASRLVPYKKIEAVIQAFNLMPDQKLIVAGDGPEAERLKALANPNVSFAGFVSDTKLRELMATARAFVFAAEEDFGIIVVEAQSEGAPVLAFGRGGARETVSASPELRTGMFFDANEPAAIAECVRAFIAREDDFSRDVCRAHAQKFSAERFRTELMSFVNENMRNFTGERRRNTGGGDAAGPRRRWTDAERQAQRQSQP
- the sciP gene encoding CtrA inhibitor SciP, with the protein product MTEPHRPRVKYVIGPDGSPLTIADLPAPGTKRWVIRRKAEVVAAVRGGLLSLEEACSRYTLTVDEFLSWQFSIDQHGLAGLRTTRLQQYRQ
- a CDS encoding flagellar hook-length control protein FliK, giving the protein MVSVTSDIASTLAPKSARSKSARDDLPASADQFGTLVSRNSADPAPSAQPDITAPAPRRDDRSTADRPRASDRRDDRAAASQDRRTDAKPGTERPDTAKRADDKAVKSDQASDSKSKPADETADPKAAASDTETTDGTNTDAAEKPVTLEMVAIAVPISAPSADATVAPATPDMAGNSQPLAIAAAAALKAKLDAGATTTATGAEALPSDMSIEGEQNFAALIASATAAAPKGGKKTDAEATATATSTTDAKADGDVETITTSPSLNAPAPASKPVAEVKSDPAAVATRAPEAAPADGELAKAAAAQHKEQRAEQAPQTAAPDLTNTTPAPQQQTHLQAATNAAAVAPQANMPAAANPPVPLSGVAVEIAQSAKAGKTSFDIRLDPAELGRIDVRLEVDKHGNVTSHLTVEKPETLTMLRQDAPQLQRALEQAGLKTNDSGLQFSLRDQSQQQQQQSGEQSGRHMHRLTINDDDTVTVAPAARGYGRMYGANGGVDISI
- a CDS encoding efflux RND transporter periplasmic adaptor subunit, yielding MTSGIARPLALIAVFALAGCGKPASEAAAPPPPEVGVMTLKPQEASVSTVLPGRVVAYQVSEVRPQVTGILLKRVFTEGAEVKEGDLLYQIDPVQYQAALESAEANVLKAQANLALVRLVAERKAQLLKTNAASQQDVDSAMASFKQGEADLKSAEANRDTAAIALDRTKVLAPISGRIGKSMITPGALVTASQTNAMTTIQQLDPVYVDLDQATSEMERIRSEVASGRLKRPAGGVEIELVLENGKTHPQKGKFGFTDSSVNETTGSVSTRAIFANPERNLLPGMYVRARVIAGVDPTAILIPQRGVSRNPRGEAVAMFVDKDGKVEQRVIKVAQSIGPNWLVEGGAKNGDRVILDGLQKAKPGQVAKTIDVTVDPKTGLTVAPGRQANAAGAATDTRKD
- a CDS encoding class I SAM-dependent methyltransferase, translated to MAGDIDRAGVAKAYGRWAPIYDMVFGKVFDEGRRSTISEADRIGGRILDVGVGTGLSLTDYASTTKICGVDISEPMLRRAHERVRTHKLDNVETLAVMDAKNLAFPDNHFDAVVAQYVITAVPDPEATLDDFVRVLKPGGELILVNHIGAESGPRKIFELAFAPLARRLGWRPEFPWARLANWCSAHGGVTLAERRPMAPMGHFSLIRYVKA
- a CDS encoding TetR/AcrR family transcriptional regulator is translated as MVASAGAKKPRGRVLPQQNDLRVTLPDAGDPSAERIAQLLAVAKRTFGEKGFAATTMDDIAGAAGMSKKTLYKLFDSKSDLFRAMLTHNLQRFQFGVASRSGIPVIDELREAMRFIADVVFSPDEIALHRLIVAERKQSPALAGIFTDVIFKSGDNGVVDCIKRIKLKSTLEDLPARTVAEMMIGAVFSHDHFRAMVDETHQVNRRAINKRIDAVIATFCEAA
- the mnmA gene encoding tRNA 2-thiouridine(34) synthase MnmA, encoding MLNSLDLEGRPEDTRVVVAMSGGVDSSATAALLKSQGYDVVGITLQLYDHGAAMHRKGACCAGRDIHDARDVAERIGIPHYVLDYESKFRESVIDNFAESYALGETPVPCIECNRSVKFRDLLATARELGAQALATGHYVASRRRADGSRSMVCAADSDRDQSYFLFATTQEQLDFLRFPLGDMTKPQARELARQFDLSVADKQDSQDICFVPTGRYTDIIERLKPHAMEPGDIVDMDGHVIGRHHGIAHFTIGQRRGLGIASSAPLYVIRLDAERRRVVVGPREALRMHKIALRDVNWIGGGTMDQAIGAGLEIFVRVRSTRPPAPAWLRKVDGGYEVELVGGEEGVSPGQACVFYDAQSGQACVLGGGFIKSAAAKSSVGAANRSANVPDVAAMRV
- a CDS encoding type II toxin-antitoxin system RelE/ParE family toxin, encoding MTTLQTVVELPELLRRAKMIMTDGERVALVDFIATNPEAGVSLGGGLRKVRIPREDGGKSGGYRTVYVFGRVHMPIYLVTVFAKNEKDNLTKAEQAAAVALAKALIAIHGDE
- a CDS encoding helix-turn-helix domain-containing protein, whose translation is MSAYKSIMQGLNEALDHAKGKDTGAIVRKVKVPSVDVAAIRASTGLSQSAFARSIGVAKGTLLNWEHGRRQPTGPAQVLLAMIAKRPSLVSELLR